One Bacilli bacterium PM5-9 genomic region harbors:
- a CDS encoding putative flippase GtrA/uncharacterized membrane protein YfhO (product_source=COG2246/COG4485; cog=COG2246,COG4485; pfam=PF04138,PF09586; transmembrane_helix_parts=Outside_1_9,TMhelix_10_32,Inside_33_80,TMhelix_81_100,Outside_101_103,TMhelix_104_126,Inside_127_134,TMhelix_135_157,Outside_158_181,TMhelix_182_211,Inside_212_231,TMhelix_232_254,Outside_255_278,TMhelix_279_301,Inside_302_307,TMhelix_308_327,Outside_328_336,TMhelix_337_355,Inside_356_361,TMhelix_362_379,Outside_380_388,TMhelix_389_408,Inside_409_414,TMhelix_415_437,Outside_438_780,TMhelix_781_800,Inside_801_806,TMhelix_807_829,Outside_830_833,TMhelix_834_856,Inside_857_867,TMhelix_868_887,Outside_888_896,TMhelix_897_919,Inside_920_924): MKNFLLKNKEIIIEIVVFTIIIGVLFLILNFNDGTLGVLKSDFRGQHIRLIDYQRNSFWQTHDLFPQITFNFGASQSMVDLYYYGMYNPLIVLSFFFPFISTMYWMQLVTMIIMILSFVAMNILLRRFNIDRKYVLIISVLCAFTPGILFHLSYHVMFTYYYPIMILSFVGIDMLLKDNKKWLFIICVALIFYTNFFFALIIGFVQLVFFIACLNYQFDFNLKEKINKYKQLIFSYLIGILIGMFTFIPQALALFGGSRVDKTIPSLDIINLLNIEKLIFDPYSLALGILGLFVLILAFLNYKNKFSLLLSISCTLVLLLEHFNYLLNVFQYTHSKIYIYLVPLLLFLLAYLLNNKKIKYKNIALGISSVIVLIYLINMEHLEFLNVNVVAFICLIIAQIIMMVLLINYKDKYKYFVVISLIACIASILNYAPHYITKEQYRDEIVRSKKIRKGYIAKKEDDFYRDNYSSNFSNAINNFSPLIYTSIINNEYMDFYNYFIEIEKRKNNRHISTTTIANILFSNITSVNKYLLNENDKARPFIYGVEKNNLNSLSDLKKIEGLNRLIALNEGFFVDGNYNEYKENKTEVKQVTSSKENIIFKKTSTINLDIPKQYWKKGVFIIEINALNENLERAEVSIGEHISVIRGENKYNEPIVDKSVFHLNTDGSIKNISIKFQGSNNKYDKVNVKFIEYNDFRNNLLEYVEASDIKIDYNKSYNFSLNMASNGYLGTSIFYDDGFIIKDNGKEIKKEKVNNNFLGAKLEKGKHNIVIEFKIKGFNEGMVLTIIGLFALGLIMVNEIKFLNRPFFRFVIVGAFNTVNYFIGYTILLNFIPYLIAHVLAFIYSAFVSYFLTAVYTFKTKPTFKTFIAFPLTFIPNLLMSSVGTAFIVELGLISKSIASLVVMIMIIPITFIINKFIFKKDDK, from the coding sequence ATGAAAAATTTCTTATTAAAAAACAAAGAAATAATTATTGAAATAGTAGTTTTTACTATTATTATTGGCGTGCTTTTTTTAATTTTAAATTTTAATGATGGAACCCTTGGAGTTTTAAAAAGTGATTTTAGAGGTCAACATATTAGATTGATTGATTATCAAAGAAATTCATTTTGGCAAACTCATGATTTATTTCCGCAAATAACATTCAACTTTGGCGCAAGTCAAAGTATGGTTGATTTATATTATTATGGAATGTATAACCCTTTAATTGTCCTATCGTTCTTTTTCCCTTTTATAAGTACAATGTATTGGATGCAATTAGTTACAATGATAATTATGATTTTATCGTTTGTTGCAATGAACATTTTATTAAGAAGATTTAATATTGATAGAAAATATGTTCTTATCATTAGTGTTTTATGTGCATTTACTCCAGGAATTTTATTCCATTTATCATATCATGTGATGTTTACATATTATTATCCAATTATGATATTATCTTTTGTTGGAATTGATATGTTGCTTAAAGATAATAAGAAATGGTTATTTATTATTTGTGTAGCCTTAATTTTTTATACAAATTTCTTTTTTGCCTTAATAATTGGTTTTGTACAATTAGTCTTTTTCATTGCATGTTTAAATTATCAATTTGATTTTAATTTAAAAGAAAAAATAAATAAGTATAAACAATTAATATTTTCTTATTTAATTGGTATTTTAATTGGAATGTTTACTTTTATTCCCCAAGCACTTGCTTTATTTGGAGGTAGTAGAGTTGATAAAACAATTCCATCATTGGATATTATAAACCTACTTAATATTGAAAAATTAATTTTTGATCCATATTCTTTAGCTTTAGGAATTTTAGGGTTATTTGTTCTTATTTTAGCTTTTTTAAATTATAAAAATAAATTTAGTTTACTACTTAGTATTTCATGTACACTTGTTTTATTATTAGAGCATTTTAATTATTTATTAAATGTTTTTCAATATACTCATTCAAAAATATATATCTATTTAGTTCCTTTATTATTGTTTTTATTGGCATATCTTTTAAATAATAAAAAAATTAAATATAAGAATATTGCATTAGGTATTTCAAGTGTAATTGTTTTAATATATTTAATTAATATGGAACATCTTGAGTTTTTAAATGTTAATGTAGTAGCTTTTATTTGTTTAATAATTGCTCAGATAATCATGATGGTTTTATTAATAAATTATAAAGATAAGTATAAATATTTTGTTGTGATTTCACTTATTGCTTGTATTGCTTCAATTTTAAATTATGCACCTCATTATATTACTAAAGAACAGTATAGAGATGAAATTGTAAGAAGTAAAAAGATTAGAAAAGGATATATTGCTAAAAAAGAAGATGATTTTTATCGTGATAATTATTCATCGAATTTTTCAAATGCTATTAATAATTTTTCACCATTAATTTATACTTCAATTATCAATAATGAATATATGGATTTTTATAATTACTTTATTGAAATTGAAAAACGAAAAAATAATAGACATATTAGTACAACGACGATTGCTAATATCTTATTTTCAAATATTACAAGTGTTAATAAGTATTTATTAAATGAAAATGATAAAGCTAGACCATTTATTTATGGAGTAGAAAAAAATAATCTTAATAGCCTTAGTGATTTAAAGAAAATAGAAGGTCTTAATCGTTTAATCGCTCTTAATGAAGGATTTTTTGTTGATGGAAATTATAATGAATACAAAGAAAATAAAACTGAAGTTAAACAAGTTACTTCATCAAAAGAAAATATTATTTTTAAAAAGACTAGCACAATCAATCTTGATATTCCAAAACAATATTGGAAAAAAGGTGTTTTTATAATTGAAATAAATGCCTTGAATGAAAACTTAGAGCGTGCTGAAGTATCAATTGGTGAACATATTAGTGTTATTAGAGGTGAAAATAAATATAATGAACCTATTGTTGATAAATCAGTTTTTCATCTTAATACTGATGGAAGTATAAAAAATATAAGTATTAAATTTCAAGGTTCAAATAATAAATATGACAAAGTTAATGTAAAGTTTATTGAATATAATGATTTTAGAAATAATTTACTAGAGTATGTTGAAGCTAGTGATATTAAAATTGACTATAATAAAAGTTATAATTTTTCATTAAATATGGCTAGTAATGGTTATTTAGGTACATCAATTTTTTATGATGATGGATTTATTATTAAAGATAATGGTAAAGAAATAAAAAAAGAAAAAGTAAATAATAACTTTTTAGGTGCTAAATTAGAAAAAGGAAAACATAATATTGTTATTGAGTTTAAAATAAAAGGATTTAATGAGGGAATGGTTTTAACAATCATTGGTTTATTTGCTTTAGGGTTAATTATGGTTAATGAAATAAAGTTTTTAAATAGACCATTCTTTAGATTTGTGATTGTAGGTGCTTTTAATACTGTTAATTATTTTATTGGCTATACAATATTGTTAAATTTTATACCTTATTTAATTGCCCATGTCTTGGCTTTTATTTATAGTGCTTTTGTTTCATATTTTTTAACAGCTGTATATACATTTAAAACAAAGCCTACTTTTAAGACATTTATTGCTTTTCCTTTAACATTTATTCCTAACTTATTAATGAGTAGTGTTGGAACAGCATTTATTGTTGAACTAGGTCTAATCAGTAAATCTATTGCATCATTAGTAGTAATGATTATGATAATTCCAATAACTTTTATTATTAATAAATTTATTTTTAAAAAAGATGATAAATAA